From Echinicola soli, a single genomic window includes:
- a CDS encoding FtsB family cell division protein → MAKYLKYTKNFYVIFTVFFLIWMVFIDNNDIISQFKLRSKLNSLQDQKEFYQERKEKIKSERQELLSNYELLEKFARERYLMKKKTEDLYVIVDE, encoded by the coding sequence ATGGCCAAGTACCTAAAATACACTAAGAATTTTTACGTTATCTTCACCGTGTTTTTTTTGATTTGGATGGTGTTCATTGATAATAATGATATTATCAGCCAATTTAAATTACGGTCTAAACTCAATAGTCTGCAAGATCAGAAGGAATTTTACCAGGAACGGAAAGAAAAGATTAAGTCCGAGCGACAAGAATTACTCAGTAATTACGAACTTTTGGAAAAGTTTGCTCGTGAAAGATACTTAATGAAGAAAAAAACTGAAGATCTGTATGTTATCGTCGATGAGTAA
- a CDS encoding AAA family ATPase, with translation MIRREKQQHLQQALHAMPVVALLGSKQVGKTTLALSITKAFNKKTTYLDLELDSDFNKLTDPEAYLGRFSRQLFSGGR, from the coding sequence ATGATACGCAGGGAAAAGCAACAGCACCTTCAGCAGGCATTGCACGCCATGCCTGTGGTAGCACTACTCGGTTCCAAGCAAGTGGGCAAAACCACCCTGGCACTTTCTATCACAAAGGCATTTAATAAAAAGACTACTTATCTCGATTTGGAACTGGATTCGGATTTCAACAAACTGACCGATCCTGAAGCCTATTTGGGGCGGTTTTCCAGACAGTTATTTAGCGGAGGACGATAA
- a CDS encoding DUF4143 domain-containing protein codes for MGPDIPATSLRKFWTMLAHYHGQQEVLSELGRSLELSHTTIRNYLDVLTDFYMVRQLPPWSGNVKKRLVKSPKIYLRDTGLLHRLLQISNFESLMGHPVLGASWEGFVVENILRQLDDRWKYCYYRTHTQNEIDLALETPDNEIWVIEVKRSSTPKLSRRFHQACEDVRATKKWVITAGKDQYPLTDGVEVIGLQAFLGLKELKGDAKSHSGC; via the coding sequence ATGGGCCCTGATATTCCGGCTACTTCACTTAGAAAGTTCTGGACCATGTTAGCCCACTATCACGGGCAACAAGAGGTATTGAGTGAACTTGGCAGAAGTCTGGAACTCAGCCATACGACCATACGGAATTACCTGGACGTACTTACCGACTTCTATATGGTGCGCCAATTGCCCCCTTGGTCAGGTAATGTAAAAAAACGTCTCGTAAAGTCACCCAAAATCTACTTAAGGGATACCGGACTGCTTCACCGGTTATTACAGATTTCAAATTTTGAAAGCCTTATGGGACACCCTGTACTGGGTGCCAGCTGGGAGGGATTTGTGGTAGAGAACATCCTCCGACAGCTTGATGACCGATGGAAATACTGCTATTACCGGACCCATACACAAAATGAGATCGATTTGGCCCTGGAAACCCCGGACAATGAAATTTGGGTAATAGAGGTAAAACGTTCTTCCACACCAAAACTCTCCAGACGATTTCACCAGGCCTGTGAGGATGTTCGGGCCACTAAAAAATGGGTTATAACCGCTGGAAAAGACCAATACCCCCTTACAGATGGCGTGGAAGTGATTGGACTCCAAGCTTTTTTGGGACTAAAGGAATTGAAGGGGGACGCTAAGTCGCATTCAGGTTGTTAG